In Chryseobacterium gleum, a single genomic region encodes these proteins:
- a CDS encoding MORN repeat protein — MKKLLTSALLALVLSVNVYAQERTYFDQDWEKTTQDKMEYYRETSSKGKLTFIKDFYKDGKLQMEGLASDPTPNSEVFEGKVTWYTPEGKVSNFATYSKGQQIGPAQTYDVKGRLTEDVVYKADGTFSGKMFSYKDAEEGVDFNILVDYENSIPVKTTIYDDDIKGIRSETITGKDYNTETKYYGEKGKYLGSGTSGPGENMVVDYYSNPMRISRIEKYRNDGSVKESVSYSKSGKVLQEQKMNKKDGYKTTYDESGKKIGHLIYQYDKESDIYNAMDGEDYQISYSQISSIDMYEKGSIVNSKIFDENGKLSYEKFLKDDITQEIKYYAPDGTLKSTLTYKDGIPYSGSSYEGFNETVYKNGIISNIKNFFEDHTLNYEKKLNAKQTNYETTVYDRNGTVLYTFSQPVSEDGEDYSFTAQITQYVKGKPANKSSVKEGVIQSGKIRLNTLDGAKELERNGKWVLLRLYNTDGKLIQETKTLADAQDENASAENQTLLSEDDLYNQFD, encoded by the coding sequence ATGAAAAAATTACTTACCTCAGCATTACTTGCACTGGTACTTAGCGTCAATGTGTACGCACAGGAGAGAACTTATTTCGATCAAGACTGGGAAAAAACCACTCAGGATAAAATGGAATATTACCGTGAAACAAGTTCAAAAGGAAAACTAACCTTTATCAAAGATTTCTATAAGGATGGAAAACTTCAGATGGAAGGTCTTGCTTCGGATCCTACCCCAAACAGTGAAGTCTTTGAGGGAAAAGTTACCTGGTATACCCCTGAAGGAAAAGTATCAAATTTTGCCACCTATTCCAAAGGTCAGCAGATAGGTCCTGCCCAGACATATGATGTTAAAGGCCGACTGACAGAAGATGTGGTATATAAAGCTGACGGGACTTTTTCAGGAAAAATGTTCAGCTATAAAGATGCTGAAGAAGGGGTTGATTTTAATATCCTGGTTGATTATGAAAACTCCATACCTGTCAAAACAACGATTTATGATGATGACATTAAAGGCATCAGAAGTGAAACCATTACCGGTAAGGATTACAATACTGAAACGAAGTATTACGGAGAAAAGGGGAAATATCTGGGAAGCGGCACCAGCGGTCCGGGCGAAAATATGGTAGTTGATTATTATTCCAACCCGATGAGGATTTCCAGGATAGAGAAATACAGAAATGATGGCAGTGTAAAGGAAAGCGTATCCTATAGCAAAAGCGGAAAAGTTTTACAGGAGCAGAAAATGAATAAGAAAGATGGCTACAAAACCACTTATGATGAGTCAGGCAAAAAAATAGGACATCTTATTTATCAGTATGATAAGGAAAGTGATATTTACAACGCAATGGATGGTGAAGATTACCAGATTTCTTATTCACAGATTTCATCGATCGATATGTATGAAAAAGGCTCGATTGTAAACAGTAAGATCTTTGATGAAAACGGGAAATTATCCTATGAAAAGTTCTTAAAAGATGACATCACCCAGGAAATTAAATATTATGCTCCTGATGGAACATTGAAATCAACATTAACGTATAAAGATGGTATTCCTTATAGTGGTTCATCTTATGAAGGCTTTAATGAAACAGTTTATAAGAACGGTATTATTTCGAATATCAAAAACTTTTTTGAAGATCATACGCTGAATTATGAGAAAAAGCTGAATGCTAAGCAAACAAACTATGAAACAACTGTTTATGACAGAAATGGCACTGTTCTGTATACTTTTTCACAACCTGTAAGTGAAGACGGAGAAGATTATTCCTTTACGGCACAAATTACACAATATGTAAAAGGTAAGCCTGCCAATAAGTCTTCTGTAAAAGAAGGTGTTATTCAATCCGGAAAAATCAGACTAAACACATTAGATGGCGCCAAAGAACTTGAACGTAACGGAAAATGGGTTCTTTTAAGACTTTATAATACGGATGGAAAGCTTATTCAGGAAACGAAGACGCTGGCCGATGCTCAGGATGAAAATGCCTCTGCTGAAAACCAGACGCTGTTAAGTGAGGATGATCTGTACAATCAGTTTGACTAA
- a CDS encoding sulfite exporter TauE/SafE family protein, whose product MEIIGYTAAVFIGISLGLIGGGGSILTVPVLVYLFGIDAFMATEYSLFIVGISSLVGSVSYFKKGLINFKIAMVFGVPSIISIFLTRTYLLPLIPDEIFRIQNFTMTRNIFLLLIFAGLMILASYKMIRKNTSEHKTDKNNVFQAAGQGSIVGVLTGLVGAGGGFMIIPALVNLLKIPMKIAIGTSLVIISLNSLIGFFSSVNHMKIDWKLLISITVIAIAGIVIGSQLSKKIDGKKLKPAFGWFILIMGIYIITKEIFL is encoded by the coding sequence ATGGAAATTATAGGATATACAGCAGCCGTTTTTATCGGCATTTCTCTCGGTTTAATAGGAGGTGGAGGAAGTATTCTCACCGTTCCTGTTCTCGTTTATCTTTTTGGTATCGATGCCTTTATGGCAACAGAATATTCTCTCTTTATAGTAGGGATAAGCAGCCTTGTAGGTTCAGTGTCATATTTTAAAAAAGGATTGATCAATTTTAAAATTGCAATGGTCTTTGGAGTTCCTTCCATAATTTCTATTTTTCTGACCAGAACGTACCTTCTTCCCTTGATTCCTGATGAAATATTCAGAATACAGAACTTTACCATGACCAGAAACATTTTTTTACTGCTGATTTTTGCCGGGTTAATGATTCTGGCTTCTTATAAAATGATAAGAAAAAATACTTCAGAACATAAAACCGATAAGAATAATGTCTTCCAGGCAGCAGGACAGGGCTCAATAGTAGGTGTTTTAACCGGGTTGGTGGGAGCTGGAGGAGGATTTATGATCATTCCTGCACTGGTCAATCTGCTGAAAATCCCTATGAAAATTGCGATAGGAACTTCTCTGGTCATTATCTCCCTGAATTCTTTGATTGGATTCTTTTCTTCTGTCAATCATATGAAAATAGATTGGAAACTATTGATTTCGATTACAGTCATTGCCATAGCAGGAATAGTCATAGGTTCTCAACTATCAAAAAAAATTGACGGTAAAAAACTGAAACCGGCATTCGGCTGGTTTATCCTAATTATGGGTATTTATATTATTACTAAAGAAATTTTCCTTTAA
- a CDS encoding MBL fold metallo-hydrolase, whose product MKIEQIYTGCLAQGAYYITSAGEAAIIDPLRETQPYINRLKEDEVELKYIFETHFHADFVSGHLDLSHKTGAPIVYGPTANPDFEAIIAEDEQIFEIGDIKIKVLHTPGHTLESTCYLLIDENGAEKALFSGDTLFLGDVGRPDLAQKGANLTQEELADLLYDSLYNKILPLHDEITVYPAHGAGSACGKNMQKETVDTLGNQKRTNYALNQKDRESFIKEVTDGLLPPPAYFGMNVMMNKKGYSSFDKVLSQGLHALVPEQFEEIAEASGALILDVRTNHDFARGFIPQSVNIGLDGDFAPWVGALIADVNQPILLVTEKGTEEEAVTRLSRVGFDNILGFLEGSFEAWKKSGKETDFVNRISAEQFETEIKGKEAKIIDIRKESEYNAEHIHEAYSKPLAYINKWIREIEPSEHFYMHCGSGYRSTMAASILQARGFRNFTEVEGGFKAIASTGIPKSDFVCQTKILNTLD is encoded by the coding sequence ATGAAAATAGAACAGATTTATACAGGTTGCCTGGCACAGGGAGCTTATTACATCACCTCAGCCGGAGAAGCTGCTATTATTGACCCTTTAAGAGAAACTCAGCCTTATATCAACAGACTGAAAGAAGATGAAGTAGAATTGAAATATATTTTTGAAACCCATTTTCATGCAGATTTCGTCAGCGGACATCTTGATTTAAGCCATAAAACAGGTGCCCCAATTGTCTATGGACCGACTGCCAATCCTGATTTTGAGGCCATTATTGCAGAGGATGAACAAATATTTGAAATCGGGGACATCAAAATTAAGGTTCTTCACACGCCGGGACACACCCTTGAAAGTACATGCTATCTGCTGATTGATGAAAATGGAGCTGAGAAAGCACTTTTCAGTGGTGATACCTTGTTCCTCGGGGATGTTGGACGTCCGGATCTGGCACAGAAAGGTGCAAATCTGACACAGGAAGAGCTGGCTGACCTTTTATACGATAGTCTCTATAACAAGATTTTACCTTTACATGATGAGATTACCGTCTATCCGGCTCATGGCGCAGGTTCTGCCTGTGGTAAAAACATGCAGAAAGAAACAGTAGATACATTGGGAAACCAAAAAAGAACCAATTATGCTTTAAATCAGAAAGACCGGGAGAGCTTTATTAAAGAAGTTACGGACGGACTTTTACCACCGCCGGCTTATTTCGGGATGAATGTCATGATGAACAAAAAAGGATACAGCAGTTTTGATAAAGTTCTTTCGCAAGGTTTGCATGCTCTGGTTCCGGAACAGTTTGAGGAAATTGCTGAAGCTTCAGGAGCTTTGATTTTAGACGTAAGAACTAACCATGATTTTGCCAGAGGCTTTATCCCACAGTCTGTCAATATAGGACTGGATGGTGATTTTGCTCCCTGGGTAGGTGCATTAATTGCAGATGTAAACCAGCCTATTCTGCTGGTCACTGAAAAAGGAACTGAAGAAGAAGCGGTAACGCGGTTGAGCAGAGTAGGGTTCGACAATATCCTTGGTTTTTTGGAAGGAAGCTTTGAAGCATGGAAAAAAAGCGGAAAGGAAACTGACTTTGTCAACCGTATTTCTGCAGAGCAATTTGAAACCGAAATCAAAGGAAAAGAAGCAAAAATCATCGATATAAGAAAAGAAAGTGAATACAATGCAGAACATATTCATGAAGCTTACAGCAAGCCTCTGGCATATATCAATAAGTGGATTCGTGAGATAGAGCCGTCAGAACATTTCTACATGCATTGCGGAAGCGGCTACAGAAGTACAATGGCAGCAAGCATTCTTCAGGCAAGGGGATTCAGAAACTTTACTGAAGTTGAAGGAGGTTTTAAAGCGATTGCATCCACAGGTATTCCTAAAAGTGATTTTGTGTGTCAGACTAAAATTTTAAATACATTAGATTAA
- a CDS encoding Crp/Fnr family transcriptional regulator produces the protein MQDDTILSSEFSSSPELVEKLYQYGITKNYHEGDIILDENASIRSIPIVMKGMLKVIRTEEDGREILLYYIKAGESCIMSFLGGMHNEKSIVRAEIEEDAEILFLPLDKVSLFIKEHPEWLDYIFRLYHKRFEELLDIINAIAFKKVDERLLNLLQKKSELTRSETIHTTHEQLANELGTARVVVSRLLKQLEEDGKLKLGRNKITLLKSLN, from the coding sequence ATGCAGGACGACACCATACTTTCTTCCGAATTTTCATCATCTCCGGAACTGGTAGAAAAGCTCTATCAGTACGGTATAACGAAAAATTATCATGAAGGAGATATTATTTTAGATGAAAATGCCTCCATCCGTTCCATTCCTATTGTGATGAAAGGAATGCTGAAAGTCATCAGAACAGAAGAAGACGGACGTGAAATTTTACTGTACTACATCAAAGCTGGAGAGAGCTGTATTATGTCTTTTCTGGGTGGAATGCACAATGAAAAAAGTATTGTAAGAGCTGAGATCGAAGAAGATGCTGAAATTCTTTTCTTACCACTGGATAAGGTGTCTTTATTCATCAAAGAACATCCCGAATGGTTGGATTATATCTTCAGGCTGTATCATAAACGATTTGAAGAGCTTTTGGATATTATCAATGCTATTGCCTTTAAAAAAGTAGACGAAAGGCTGCTGAATCTTTTGCAGAAAAAATCAGAGCTTACCCGTTCAGAAACCATTCATACCACCCATGAGCAGCTGGCCAATGAGCTTGGAACCGCAAGAGTAGTCGTATCCAGACTCCTCAAACAGCTGGAAGAAGATGGGAAACTAAAACTCGGAAGAAATAAAATTACCCTTCTGAAATCCCTTAATTAA
- a CDS encoding glycoside hydrolase family 20 protein — protein sequence MIRTFLVFFILLSNVIFAQNKLNLIPYPQKLELLQGEFVIPETLVLSNNLPKEETEYFKKRLSPQFKFQNIQKGNGIHLINTVMPSPSAIAEQKKEYYSIEISPKQIHIKSYTRQGYFLALQTLIQIFEQYKETKKIPALKIEDQPKFAWRGMHLDVCRHFFTVDEVKQYIDYLAMYKLNTFHWHLTDDQGWRIEIKKYPKLTQVGSKRKESMIGAYVDNTFDGTPYGPYYYTQEQIREVVKYAQDRHITVVPEIEMPGHALAALSAYPELACTKGPFEVATKWGVFDDVFCPKDQTFTFLENVLDEVIKLFPSQYIHIGGDECPKTRWKECAHCQELIKKNNLKDEHGLQSYFIHRIEKYVNSKGRKIIGWDEILEGGLAPNAAVMSWTGVNGGIEAAKSKHFAVMTPGAYCYFDHYQGDPQSEPNAFGGFTPLDKVYSYNPVPSELNAEQAKYIMGVQANLWTEYILDFKQVQYMIFPRLMALSEVGWGTSDPENYKEFENRVINQFKILDEMKVNYARSIYNITGKVIPSNNGIAYELSTSQNANGIRYTLDGTVPTLNSKTYQKAVQIPNSLTIKSAYFEDGQLKSAVSTQEFTVSKTTGKNITLEQQPSENYSFGGAFTLVDGIIGNIKQLGKTWLGFQGKDVVATIDFGQKTAFSEVYFNTLENKGSWIHLAKSAKIFVSDDNRNFKLIKEIGASEIQAAHGKIKVNVGAQNAKYLKINIENAGIIPAGNPGADSKAWLFVDEIGVN from the coding sequence ATGATACGGACTTTTTTAGTATTTTTTATATTGCTTTCAAACGTGATTTTTGCCCAAAATAAATTGAATTTAATTCCTTATCCTCAAAAGCTTGAGCTTCTTCAGGGAGAATTTGTAATTCCGGAAACGCTTGTATTAAGCAATAATCTGCCAAAAGAAGAGACGGAATATTTTAAGAAACGTTTAAGTCCTCAGTTCAAATTTCAGAATATCCAGAAAGGGAATGGAATTCATCTGATCAATACTGTAATGCCGTCACCTTCAGCCATTGCTGAGCAGAAAAAAGAATATTATTCCATAGAAATTTCTCCGAAACAGATTCATATAAAATCTTATACCAGACAAGGGTATTTCCTTGCGCTGCAGACTCTGATTCAGATTTTTGAACAATATAAGGAAACTAAGAAAATTCCTGCTTTAAAAATTGAAGACCAGCCAAAGTTTGCCTGGAGAGGAATGCATCTGGATGTCTGCCGTCACTTTTTTACAGTAGATGAGGTGAAGCAGTATATCGACTATCTCGCGATGTACAAGCTGAATACTTTCCACTGGCATTTAACGGATGATCAGGGATGGAGAATTGAAATCAAAAAATATCCGAAGCTTACTCAGGTTGGCTCAAAACGTAAGGAGTCTATGATCGGGGCTTACGTCGACAATACATTTGACGGTACGCCTTACGGACCTTATTATTATACTCAGGAACAGATAAGAGAAGTGGTAAAATATGCTCAGGACAGGCATATTACTGTTGTTCCGGAAATAGAAATGCCGGGACATGCTTTGGCGGCGCTGTCCGCATATCCTGAACTGGCATGTACAAAAGGACCTTTTGAAGTGGCTACTAAATGGGGCGTTTTTGATGATGTATTCTGCCCGAAAGATCAAACATTTACTTTTCTGGAAAACGTTCTTGATGAAGTGATAAAGCTTTTCCCATCTCAATATATTCACATCGGTGGTGATGAATGTCCGAAAACACGATGGAAAGAATGTGCACACTGCCAGGAACTGATCAAAAAAAATAATTTAAAAGATGAACATGGCTTACAGAGCTACTTTATTCATCGTATTGAAAAATATGTGAACAGCAAAGGCCGGAAAATCATCGGTTGGGACGAAATCTTAGAAGGAGGATTAGCACCGAATGCAGCCGTAATGAGCTGGACTGGTGTAAACGGAGGTATTGAAGCGGCAAAATCAAAACACTTTGCTGTAATGACTCCGGGAGCATACTGTTATTTTGATCATTATCAGGGTGATCCTCAATCTGAGCCTAATGCTTTTGGCGGTTTTACTCCTTTAGACAAAGTATACTCTTACAATCCCGTTCCTTCCGAGCTAAACGCAGAGCAGGCCAAATACATCATGGGAGTCCAGGCTAATCTTTGGACAGAATATATTTTGGATTTTAAACAGGTGCAGTACATGATCTTTCCAAGATTAATGGCGCTTTCTGAAGTAGGATGGGGAACATCGGATCCTGAAAACTATAAAGAATTTGAAAACAGAGTGATTAATCAGTTCAAAATTCTTGATGAAATGAAAGTGAACTATGCAAGAAGCATTTATAACATCACCGGAAAAGTAATTCCTTCCAATAACGGAATTGCCTACGAACTGTCAACCTCACAAAATGCAAACGGTATCAGATATACTTTGGATGGAACTGTTCCTACGCTTAACTCTAAAACGTATCAGAAGGCAGTTCAGATCCCTAATTCTTTAACAATAAAATCAGCTTATTTTGAAGACGGTCAGTTGAAGAGCGCTGTTTCTACACAGGAGTTTACTGTTTCAAAAACTACGGGAAAGAATATAACCTTAGAACAACAGCCGAGTGAAAACTATTCTTTCGGTGGTGCTTTTACTTTAGTGGACGGTATTATCGGAAATATAAAGCAATTGGGTAAAACCTGGCTTGGTTTTCAGGGAAAAGACGTGGTGGCAACCATAGATTTTGGCCAGAAAACAGCTTTTTCAGAAGTTTATTTCAATACTCTTGAAAATAAAGGAAGCTGGATTCACCTTGCAAAGTCTGCAAAGATTTTTGTTTCTGATGATAACAGGAATTTTAAGCTGATCAAAGAAATCGGAGCATCGGAAATTCAGGCTGCTCATGGCAAAATCAAAGTAAATGTAGGAGCACAGAATGCAAAATATCTTAAGATAAATATTGAAAATGCAGGAATTATCCCGGCAGGAAATCCCGGAGCAGATTCCAAAGCATGGTTGTTTGTTGATGAAATTGGTGTAAATTAG
- a CDS encoding ABC transporter ATP-binding protein — translation MKILFRYLKPYQWLIIISLFLATVNQVFSLFAPAITGNILDQLVTHPNFFDKEKLLPRNLNEYLYGSSAYHGAFYFLGLLIGTAMVSRIAKAFQDYVVSVITQKFGAKIFTDGLKHSMALPYQEFEDQRSGETLSILTKVREDTVKFITNFINIFFGILVSIIFVSVYAIRLHWSIMPVYICGIFFIAIVTNLLSKRIKVIQKNIVTETTALAGSTTESLRNIEIVKSLGLTNQEVIRLNNNTYKILGLELRKVKSIRSLSFIQGTMVNFLQQMITLTLLYLIFKNIVTPGQYLSLMFYGFFIFGPMQEIGNIIISYREAEASLQNFDRLMKKDVEEKPLHPKQIGAIEELEFKHVSFKHQSAQYKALNNISFDVKNGETIAFVGPSGSGKSTLVKLLVGLYRPQEGNIFYNGINGKEFDFDELRNQIGFVTQDTQLFAGTIKENLLFVNPSATDEELAIALQKSSCTALLERAEKGIETIIGEGGLKLSGGEKQRIAIARALLRKPHLLIFDEATSALDSITEEEITTTIKDISKEKEQITVLIAHRLSTIMHADKIYVLERGQIVETGSHANLIDEKGLYYAMWRQQIGERKTLTPQA, via the coding sequence ATGAAAATACTTTTTAGATATCTTAAACCTTATCAGTGGCTGATTATCATTTCTTTGTTTCTGGCTACTGTCAATCAGGTTTTTTCGTTATTTGCCCCGGCTATTACAGGAAATATCCTGGATCAGCTGGTTACTCATCCTAACTTTTTTGATAAAGAAAAACTGCTTCCCAGAAACCTGAACGAATATTTATATGGAAGCTCCGCTTATCATGGTGCTTTTTATTTCCTGGGGCTTCTGATTGGAACAGCAATGGTGAGCAGAATTGCCAAAGCTTTTCAGGATTATGTGGTAAGCGTTATTACACAAAAATTCGGAGCAAAAATATTTACAGATGGTTTAAAGCACTCTATGGCGTTGCCTTATCAGGAATTTGAAGATCAGAGAAGTGGGGAAACCCTTTCTATTTTAACGAAAGTAAGGGAAGACACGGTAAAATTCATTACAAATTTCATCAATATTTTCTTTGGGATTCTGGTGAGTATTATTTTCGTGTCCGTATACGCAATCCGCTTACACTGGTCTATTATGCCGGTTTATATCTGTGGAATTTTCTTTATTGCCATTGTTACGAATTTACTGAGCAAAAGAATAAAAGTCATCCAGAAAAATATTGTGACTGAAACCACAGCTTTGGCCGGAAGTACTACAGAGAGTTTAAGAAACATCGAGATTGTTAAAAGTTTAGGATTAACCAATCAGGAAGTAATCCGTTTAAATAACAATACCTATAAAATCCTTGGCCTTGAACTGAGAAAGGTGAAAAGCATCCGTTCTTTGAGTTTTATCCAGGGAACAATGGTGAATTTTCTTCAGCAGATGATTACCCTGACATTATTGTATTTGATTTTTAAAAATATTGTGACTCCGGGTCAATATCTGTCTCTGATGTTTTATGGCTTCTTTATTTTCGGGCCTATGCAGGAGATTGGAAATATCATCATTTCTTACCGTGAGGCAGAGGCTTCTCTTCAGAATTTTGACCGTTTAATGAAAAAGGATGTGGAAGAAAAACCGCTTCACCCGAAACAGATCGGTGCTATTGAAGAACTGGAATTCAAGCATGTTTCTTTCAAACATCAATCTGCTCAGTACAAAGCTTTGAATAATATTTCCTTTGATGTCAAAAACGGAGAAACCATTGCTTTTGTAGGACCAAGCGGTTCCGGAAAAAGTACCCTCGTCAAATTACTGGTTGGACTGTACAGACCGCAGGAAGGAAATATTTTTTATAATGGTATTAATGGAAAAGAATTTGATTTTGATGAGCTGAGAAATCAGATTGGTTTTGTTACACAGGATACTCAGTTGTTTGCAGGAACCATTAAAGAAAACCTTCTCTTTGTTAACCCTTCGGCGACTGATGAGGAGCTGGCAATTGCTTTACAGAAATCAAGCTGTACGGCATTGCTGGAAAGAGCAGAGAAAGGTATTGAAACCATTATCGGCGAAGGTGGTCTGAAGCTGAGTGGCGGTGAAAAGCAGAGAATTGCTATCGCAAGGGCTCTTCTGAGAAAACCTCATCTGTTGATCTTTGATGAAGCTACTTCTGCGCTTGACAGTATCACTGAAGAAGAAATCACCACTACGATAAAAGACATTTCAAAAGAAAAAGAACAGATTACTGTCCTTATTGCCCACCGTTTAAGTACGATTATGCATGCAGACAAAATCTATGTTCTTGAACGCGGACAAATTGTAGAAACGGGTTCCCATGCCAATCTTATTGACGAAAAAGGACTGTACTACGCCATGTGGAGACAACAGATCGGAGAAAGAAAAACACTTACTCCGCAAGCATAA
- a CDS encoding CoA transferase subunit A, translated as MIDKRVKNAKEAIEGIKDGMTLMLGGFGLCGIPENSINALVESDVKDLTCISNNAGVDDFGLGLLLHKRQIKKMISSYVGENAEFERQMLSGELDVELTPQGTLAEKCRAAQAGIPAFYTPAGYGTEVAEGKEVKEFKGKPHILEHAYDADFSIVKAWKGDHAGNLIFKGSARNFNHPMAGAAKITIAEVEELVEPGQLDPNEIHIPGIMVQRIFQGEKFEKRIEQRTVRPKE; from the coding sequence ATGATAGATAAAAGAGTAAAAAATGCAAAGGAGGCCATCGAAGGAATTAAAGATGGAATGACACTGATGCTTGGCGGGTTTGGACTTTGCGGAATTCCTGAAAACTCAATCAATGCTTTGGTAGAAAGCGATGTGAAAGATCTTACTTGCATTTCAAACAATGCGGGAGTAGACGATTTCGGATTAGGATTACTGCTTCACAAAAGACAGATTAAGAAAATGATCTCTTCGTATGTAGGAGAAAATGCTGAATTTGAAAGACAGATGCTTTCCGGGGAGCTGGATGTAGAACTTACTCCTCAGGGAACTTTAGCTGAAAAATGCAGAGCTGCTCAGGCGGGAATTCCGGCTTTTTACACTCCTGCAGGTTACGGAACTGAAGTAGCTGAAGGAAAAGAAGTAAAAGAATTCAAAGGAAAACCTCATATCCTTGAGCACGCTTATGATGCAGATTTCTCTATCGTAAAAGCATGGAAAGGAGATCATGCCGGAAACCTTATTTTCAAAGGTTCTGCGAGAAACTTCAACCATCCGATGGCAGGTGCTGCAAAGATTACTATTGCTGAAGTAGAAGAGCTGGTAGAACCGGGACAATTAGATCCCAATGAAATTCACATTCCGGGAATTATGGTTCAGCGAATTTTCCAGGGAGAAAAATTTGAAAAAAGAATTGAGCAGAGAACAGTAAGACCTAAAGAATAA
- a CDS encoding CoA transferase subunit B — MLTKEQIAKRISKELKDRYYVNLGIGIPTLVANYVPEGISVEFQSENGVLGMGPFPFEGEEDADIINAGKQTITILEGGSFFDSAFSFGMIRGQKVDLTILGAMEVSENGDIANWKIPGKMVKGMGGAMDLVASAENIIVAMMHVNKAGESKILKKCTLPLTGVNCVKKVVTELAVLDVTPAGFKLVERAPGVSVEDIIKATEADLIIEGEIPEMQF; from the coding sequence ATGCTTACAAAAGAACAAATTGCCAAAAGAATTTCAAAAGAACTGAAAGATCGTTATTATGTAAACCTGGGAATTGGGATTCCTACTTTGGTTGCCAACTATGTTCCGGAAGGTATTTCCGTAGAATTCCAGAGTGAGAACGGAGTGTTGGGGATGGGACCTTTCCCTTTCGAAGGAGAAGAAGATGCTGATATCATTAATGCCGGAAAGCAGACTATCACTATATTGGAAGGAGGTTCTTTTTTTGATTCCGCATTCAGTTTCGGGATGATCCGTGGTCAGAAAGTAGACCTTACCATCCTTGGAGCTATGGAGGTTTCAGAGAACGGAGATATTGCCAACTGGAAAATTCCGGGAAAAATGGTTAAAGGAATGGGAGGAGCCATGGATCTTGTAGCTTCTGCTGAAAATATTATTGTTGCAATGATGCACGTAAATAAAGCAGGAGAAAGTAAAATCCTTAAAAAATGTACGCTTCCTTTAACAGGAGTAAACTGTGTGAAGAAAGTGGTTACTGAGTTAGCTGTTCTGGATGTAACTCCGGCAGGATTCAAGCTGGTGGAAAGAGCACCGGGTGTCTCAGTAGAAGATATTATCAAAGCGACAGAAGCAGATCTGATCATTGAAGGAGAAATTCCTGAAATGCAGTTTTAA
- a CDS encoding DUF4197 domain-containing protein produces the protein MMKKSIFVAAGLLFSMSAQAQILDIIKSTVKDKTGVDLNVPVKNNGTATPTKTTTTTSGNSSANIGNLTSTQISSGLKEALSMGVTDGVKKLAVTDGFFKNEAVKILMPEKLRKIDTTLRSIGMGSLADEGVKLLNRAAEDAVTEAAPIFTNAITSMTITDAKNILLGSNNAATNYLQEKTQTQLFNAFQPKVKASLGKVGADTLWKNLISKYNTFTGQSVTTDLNEYVTTETINGVFKMVADKESGIRNTPAMRTTSILQKVFGAQDGR, from the coding sequence ATGATGAAAAAAAGCATTTTTGTGGCAGCCGGATTATTATTCTCAATGTCAGCACAGGCGCAAATTTTAGATATTATAAAATCTACCGTTAAAGACAAAACCGGTGTGGACCTTAATGTTCCGGTAAAAAATAATGGTACGGCAACTCCAACCAAGACTACCACTACCACTTCTGGTAATTCTTCTGCCAATATTGGAAACCTCACTTCTACTCAGATTTCTTCAGGATTAAAAGAAGCTTTAAGTATGGGAGTAACCGATGGGGTTAAAAAACTGGCAGTAACCGATGGTTTTTTCAAGAATGAAGCGGTAAAAATTTTAATGCCTGAAAAGTTAAGAAAGATTGATACAACCTTACGTTCCATCGGTATGGGCAGTCTTGCAGATGAAGGCGTTAAGCTATTGAACAGAGCTGCTGAAGATGCTGTAACAGAAGCCGCTCCTATTTTCACCAATGCTATTACTTCCATGACGATTACAGACGCAAAAAATATTCTGTTAGGCAGTAATAATGCAGCAACAAATTATCTTCAGGAAAAAACACAAACCCAGCTTTTCAATGCTTTTCAGCCTAAAGTAAAAGCTTCGTTAGGAAAAGTAGGGGCTGATACACTTTGGAAAAACCTGATTTCAAAATACAATACATTTACAGGGCAGTCTGTAACAACAGATCTTAATGAATATGTTACTACAGAAACCATTAACGGAGTATTCAAAATGGTGGCAGATAAGGAAAGCGGGATCAGAAATACACCTGCTATGAGAACGACAAGTATTCTGCAGAAGGTTTTTGGGGCACAGGATGGGAGATAA